The Biomphalaria glabrata chromosome 1, xgBioGlab47.1, whole genome shotgun sequence sequence TGGGCCATAACTCACATGATAAACTGATTCAGTGAAAATACTTATTCTTTTAAGCAACCATTTATCTTTCTTGAAATGATTGATTAgttcaaaatgttttatatcATAGTATATTGCTGTACTCAGTGGCGCAGATTCGTGTATTATCatagactatgaataattatgcaaaatttcaacttgatccgagagtggaaaaggattaaatccatacatacatctacatctctcattaagtagcatttattccacTTGTtttcatatcaaacaaaataggcAATCactaacaattaattaactaattggttatttgtttgattgattcatgtcttgtcaggtttaataaataattgtgtaaagtttcaacttgatccgagaatgtgaaatgggagaaaaaaacatgttccaactttgtaccagacagacagtgtagatataagctttgtaaaaaaaaaaacacatttaaacaGTTAACTGAAGAATTAAATGTTTCAATTGTAATAAACTGgctcaattttaaataaaacaatattagtTATGAGATCTAGAGTTCTCTTGTGAGCATATACTCTGCAACTACATTAGATCgctgaaatatatttataaaaaaggaaacataTATTCTTAACATTTTTCATCATAACATTATTAGCAGTAAAAGAAACAATACTATATATGAATAAAGTTTGTGcttattcctaaaaaaaaaacaatatttaaagcCTTGATATTAAAACATATCCCTTTGGTCTTCTCCTATAtgtatgaaatttaaaaaaaatcattgtttagATACGGAGTTCCCAGGGTATGTGGGATTACAACAATTATATCATCATATCCAGCTTGAGCTCAACAGTACCCGTACACATTTCCATTGcctacatttcttttcaatttccattgccaacatttcttttaaatttccattgccaacatttcttttaaatttccaTTGCCtacttttcttttcaatttacattgccaacatttcttttaaatttccattgcctacttttcttttaaatttccattgcctacatttcttttaaatttccgttaccaacatttcttttaaattaaaaaaggaaacataTATTCTTAACATTTTTCATCATAACATTATTAGcagtaaaaaaacaatactatatataaataaagtttGTGCCATTGcgaacatttcttttaaatttccattgcctacttttcttttaaatttccgttaccaacatttcttttaaatttccaTTGCCtacttttcttttcaatttacattgccaacatttcttttaaatttccattgcctacttttcttttaaatttccattgcctatatttcttttcaattttcattgccaacatttcttttaaatttccattgcttacttttcttttcaatttccattgccaacatttcttttaaatttccattgcctacatttcttttaaatttccgttaccaacatttcttttaaatttccattgcctacatttctttttaaatttcaattgcctacatttcttttcaatttccattgccaacatttcttttaaatttccaTCTTTTAAATTTCCGTTgccaacatttcttttaaatttccattgccaacatttcttttaaatttccaTTGCCtacatttcttttacatttccgttgccaacatttcttttaaatttccaTTGCCaacaacatttcttttaaatttccattgcctacatttcttttaaatttccattgccaacatttcttttaaatttccattgcctacatttcttttaaatttccattgcctatatttcttttcaatttccattgcctacatttcttttcaatttccattgccaacatttcttttaaatttccattgcctacatttcttttaaatttccgTTGccaacatttgttttaaatttccattgcctacatttcttttaaatttctgttgccaacatttcttttaaatttctgttgccaacatttcttttaaatttctgttgcctatatttcatttaaatttccattgccaacatttcttttaaatttctgttgcctacatttcttttaaatttctgttgccaacatttcatttaaatttccATTGCCTACATGTCTTTTAAATTTCTGTTGCctacatttcatttaaatttccATTGccaacatttcatttaaatttccATTGCctacatttcatttaaatttccATTGCCTACATGTCTTTTTAAATTTCCATTGcctacatttcttttaaaatttccaTTGcctacatttcttttaaaattttcattgcctacatttcttttaaatttctattgcctacatttcttttaaatttctaaGTATCATAATGGTcagatataaaaaataacaacattgtCAACTAAGCATGTATATATTCTGCTAAACATAACATTGCAATCTCCTTTACATAAAGAGATACTCAGCATCACTGAGGTGTGTCATATGAGGcttgcaggacatgttctccaacaaaatgaatttcaCATACCAAGAGGTGccatgacatggaggccaatgtaaggaaagcacaaacagggacatcctcgtataacttggcgccacactttcatggaggaccttaGAGCAGttgacaccagatgggaagaggcttcagacattgccagcgacagatctttgtggagacagcttgctgcccaatgtgCCCAATGTCGCTGGAAAATATAAGTCTAAGTAAGCACCATTGAATGTGGTTGTCATTAAAGGCTATACAATGGCAAGAGGTAGACATTACTCTTTCTTTGTATGCATATGATTTGGACACACATTTATGAGCCACCACCTTGTTGGGGGCTGAGTTCATAGCAGGGCTTGTAACTACCTTTCTTCAGGCAGACAGAGGAAGCGATGGGAAGATAATGCCCTCAATAAATGCTAAGTACAGTTTTTAAAAAGCGTCAAGATATTTTTAaccaaatattatttaatttgaatcagttgccattaaaaaactaactTTTACCCGTTATGTTTGAAAAGTAACTGAAAGTTATTTCTTAAGAATGTATCTAAAAATACATACAAAAGCCAGATTCATTCGAATGAGCCTATATATAAAGTCATAttgtaaatgttattttacAAGTTTTTGATGTTCACGTGGAGCACAGTGTATGGTAATGGGCACAGAAGGTTGCAATATAGAACTGAAGTCATTTATGTGCAAGATCTCTGGGGTTGCTTTTGTAATGATgattcttttaaaaatgtgaactaCTGCCAGCTTCATTTTCATCATGCCCAATTTCATGCCAATACAAAGTCTGGGTCCATGGCCAAAGGGCATGAAGGTAAAAGGGTTATAGGCTTCGAATGATGTGGATCCTGCTAAGAAGCGATCAGGGTTAAATTCATCAGGGTTCTTCCAATAATCTGGGTCACGTTGCAGATTATACACTGGAACAATTATAGCCGTTTTAGCGGGTAAGTCTAAATCAAACAATCTGGTTGGTTTACTGCATTCTCTGTGTATGACAGACAACGGCGGGTACATCCTCAAAGTTTCATTTATGGTCGCTTCTATGTAATTTAAGTTTTGACACAAGTCATAAGTTGGTTCCTGATCACCAATGACATCATCAATTTCTGCAATAATTTTCTCCATGACTTCTTTGTGAGTTGCTAATTCATACAGTAAAAACTGTAAGGTGCTTGATGCAGTCTCATAGCCAGCAATAAAAAGCATTATGCCCTGTGCCACAAGCTCCTCTGACGTCAATTTGCCAGACCCTCCCTGAAGAACTACATCACTTTCTGCTTCCATTAGATTTTGAAGAATgtcatttctcttttctttatcTTCTTTCCTTTGGTCAATCATTTGTTTGATGTTTCGGTCGAAAAATTTCATATCATCACTTTTGAAGAAAGCAATACCAAATAATCTATAAAAGTGACACATAAGGATAGGAAAAGAATGGACCAATATAGCTAACAATTGTACACcccatttgtaaataaataagctTCGCCcatgtctggtaaaaggttcaTTTAAATTCTTGACAGAGTCCACATCAATACTGAAGCCTGTCCCAGTCACTACGTCTAATGCGAAGGCACCACAGTACAGTTTGGCTTCCCAGGGTGTTCCTTCTTCAGCCAACTTCAAGACATGCTCACCCAGCCTTGCAGCGCTTCTGTTCACAATAGCAACCATTGACTTTATCTTGCTGACGCTAAATGATGGAGTCATGATGCCTCGTATTCGTTTCCAAACATCCCCTGTAGCAAAAAAAAGACCATATAAGACTTCTTTATTTATCAGGACATTATCATCGAAGGACATTCGATCTCTaaagttattaaaatctttCACAAAGATGTGTTTTATCCACTCTGGATCTGTAATGACTAGAGCAGGCATTCGAAAAAAGTATATGCCGTATCTGCGACCATATTGAGACTGCCATTTAGAATAAGCAGCTCTGGCTCCCTTTGGGCTATATATCTCATGGACATTACCAAATATCAGTTTAGGTTCAGGACCATGAATACCTAGTCGTTGCCATAATTTGAATGGATGCTTGAAATACCTGTAACAATAAATGCATaattattaaacaatttgaatgcGAAAGTATACAACAAATTGTCAAAAATGAATacagtaaaaatatatttgaaaaaaagaatggaacaaaattaaaccattagttCCATAATTTATGGAAAAAATAACtggttttattttataactgaatatttaaatggttttcagatatatatatttataagaagCACTTGCAAAGGACTCAGAGTTGCTTCTGAAACTTCTAATTAAAAGCATGAGAGATGCATTGatattagagatgggaatcgaacccaacttttaaagttcgggttcggttcggtcagatttaagttcgggttcggttcgatgacaagtatagttcgggttcggttcggtcaggtccaaagttcgggttcggctcggttcgatgttatgaaattatgtaatagcgaAATTAAGTTATTAGGCTTAATGAAATGTATTAGttaaaacactttcatttgaatttttcataaaacaaatactttgcaacatataataggcctatgggcaatactcattccaaaataatgttgcctacattaATTTCAAGAGTTgtaaaaaatttcttaatgagTCAGTttcacacacctatatatagtAGGCTatggtcagtttttttttttcgaaacagTGTTGCATATACAAATTGTAAGCGTTGTAATAGTTTCTTCATAGAGATAGAATtaaagatgcggcaggttttcgctcaagtcggcaagtggtttaattccGGGCGGGATGCGGCGCTAAGCGTATTTTAAACTTTATCTCATAATAAGAAGAgagaatttttaattaaaaagctaatatttatgttttctttcagaacgcactattcatctaatttttaaaaaagtcgagggccatattaaatttagtaataaagaggcagccctGGCGAATAGTATTAtgcgagggacattctaggtaggcctacatattgcacACGTACTTCTGTAATtggcgtgatctttttaaaaaatattcttcgtgtTAAGACGTCTCTGTtgcgaacttttttttttcatacataaGTCGTCATTGTAATGAATAGCAatgaatagacaaaaaaaaccagaagaatcacactagcggagatgttttaaaatgtgttcttCAAAgggttttgacccatattgttgcatacgcgcctcgcaaaagCAGTCTACATTTAACAAGGTCTTAGAAGATACAAAGACAtctcctacttaatatattttaatttttaaacatataattttactaatattcagataagttacactgaaaagaaaacatttatttcgACGCCCCCTTTCCTTGTTagttggtttgtcgcttacaaacagctagtacaattaaaGTTTTTGAACCAATAAagatgtattatatttttacttaataaactttaaaagaaatttctaatgcGAGCagctcaatatagcctaactgttattacaatattcacatatttaacttgagatagagatgtaatattaatgaaatatactgacaTTTGAACGAAATCTAACTCACCtcaaaacaacgtctttactctttcatttctcaaaaTTGTTTGCCGTTTCACATTTTCGTTACtctaatttcatcatcctcatcatacatgcatacacaaatcaatcgcttaacctcttcttaccgccgccaggaaacacacatacactctacaacacccctttttgtcagaaAGTTGCGCCCCCCCTTCCCCAATTCGAGGTACTCGCCATCCCCACACCCGTATTTCCTATACGAAATACTTCACAATTTGTAAACATACAacactaaaaagaaatgtaaataccgttatttagaaattaaatattaagtttTTTAAGTAGTTCTAAtagtaaatatttataaaagagaTTCCGTTTTAAATTGATGTTACTattaaaagaagataattaaatatattttataaactaGAATACTTATGAACAGTAATGaacttattgaatattatatatctatactCTATGGTCGgccaaaaatatttctaatctaatTAACAGCCATTtcaataaaagtgacaatattttaaaattgactttctGCTTACTAAATCTACTGGGAGGGCGGGCTAATCGgttcaaaagaaatattgcaaacagcccgcgaagATTCAGGGACAGGGAGAGTCGGCACCCAatggaaaaacccatgggaataCCTTGTCGCGCgcgcttttatttttctttagtttccaaaataccccctccccccttttctgTCTCAAGTttggatttaaaataaaatatttaagtattttttattattattattaaaccaaaaaaaaaggatgtagaaattgcaaaattagtttggttaagataaggagggttcgttcggttcggttcgtaccgagcagtttcaaagttcgggttcggttcggtcataagtgaggttcgagttcggtgcGTTCgattcgggttcggttcgtttcccatctctaattgATATATTCATGACTTGGCAATATTtgataaaagaatatttattcaAAAAGGAGGAGCTTAAAGAATGAGAAAAATTGAATATTGTTTAAGACGACAAAGAAACAGTCCAACTGTGgcctgatttttttaaatgactgaATTATTTAAAGAACAGAAATAATTCTCAACAAAATATTCATTTGTAAACATCGCTGAGGTTATTTACTTTTTCTATGGCTGTCAGTCTAGTGTAgatattctatctatctattctatcaTCTACCTTTGACCTAAAACTAAAGTCTAGATTctactttctagatctatattgattatttgattatgatattaatgataataattaaatttataatataataaataataatatgaatagactctata is a genomic window containing:
- the LOC106061608 gene encoding cytochrome P450 3A29-like translates to MNFLDLIHLDFLDLDDYPNVQLQLGIFTFVIFTVLIYKYFKHPFKLWQRLGIHGPEPKLIFGNVHEIYSPKGARAAYSKWQSQYGRRYGIYFFRMPALVITDPEWIKHIFVKDFNNFRDRMSFDDNVLINKEVLYGLFFATGDVWKRIRGIMTPSFSVSKIKSMVAIVNRSAARLGEHVLKLAEEGTPWEAKLYCGAFALDVVTGTGFSIDVDSVKNLNEPFTRHGRSLFIYKWGVQLLAILVHSFPILMCHFYRLFGIAFFKSDDMKFFDRNIKQMIDQRKEDKEKRNDILQNLMEAESDVVLQGGSGKLTSEELVAQGIMLFIAGYETASSTLQFLLYELATHKEVMEKIIAEIDDVIGDQEPTYDLCQNLNYIEATINETLRMYPPLSVIHRECSKPTRLFDLDLPAKTAIIVPVYNLQRDPDYWKNPDEFNPDRFLAGSTSFEAYNPFTFMPFGHGPRLCIGMKLGMMKMKLAVVHIFKRIIITKATPEILHINDFSSILQPSVPITIHCAPREHQKLVK